DNA from Asticcacaulis sp. ZE23SCel15:
TGAAGGCGAGGCGTTCGTCGTGGGGGCTCATAACCGGCCTCCACGAACCACGTCTCTACGGTATAAAATGCACGAGCGCGCGGTTTCCGCCGCATCGCGTGAATTTTTTTTACAACTATGGCGTTGGCTGGTCACGATAAGGCTCCCTCTTTCCTTCGTCTGGGCGCGAAGGTTTTGAGGACACTATGCATGAGCCGAAAAATTTGACCAGTTAATTGTATGATAAAATGAGTGTGGTCAGTTCAGTGTGATTATTTTGCCAATAGCCGGATAATGCCGGCCTTATCCGGCACCGTAATTTCCGAGGCGGGTGCGTCTTTTAACGCTTCCGGCGTCGTCGCCACCCCGGCAATCAGCCGGGTCCCCGGCCGCAGCCAGCTTTTGTAGACAAAATCACCGCCCTGCTTCGTCATGGGTACCGCCAGTCCGCCGGTGAAATCCCCGCTCAGGTACAGGTGCGTCTGGCCCTCATCCTTAACACGGAACGTCATTTCCACCGGATAGACATAGGCCGCCTTGGGCCAGTCGAGCGCGGGCAGGGCCTTGCCGTCGAAATCAAAGAAGGTGGCGTTTTCCCAGTTCGAGCCGCTGCCCCAGCGGGTCTTGCACTTGGTCGATACCCACGCCGGTTCCCAGTAGA
Protein-coding regions in this window:
- a CDS encoding glycosyl hydrolase 53 family protein gives rise to the protein MQLTLDNGGVGVVYWEPAWVSTKCKTRWGSGSNWENATFFDFDGKALPALDWPKAAYVYPVEMTFRVKDEGQTHLYLSGDFTGGLAVPMTKQGGDFVYKSWLRPGTRLIAGVATTPEALKDAPASEITVPDKAGIIRLLAK